The Acidimicrobiales bacterium genome contains the following window.
CGTCGACCCCGGGCCCACGCCCGCCCTCGACGAGATCGCGTTCCGCCTCTCCGCCGAGGGCTGACCGGCGAGGAGGTCGAGCTCCTCGGATCGCGACCGCGGTCGGGGCGTGGGTACGATCGTCCGCTCCGGGCTGTGCAGCGAGGGTCAGACGGCCCCAGCCCGCCTCCGTCAGGGGCCCTGGCGCCGCCCAGGCGCGCCCACCCCGCAACCAGAGAGCGACGAATGACCCTCACCCCGCTGTTCACCGACAACGGTCTCGACTACCGCGTGGCCGACCTCTCCCTGGCCGCCTTCGGGCGCAAGGAGATCCAGCTCGCCGAGCACGAGATGCCCGGGCTGATGGCCCTGCGTGCCGAGCACTACGACGACCAGCCCCTCGCCGGGGCCCGCATCACGGGGTCGCTGCACATGACCGTGCAGACCGCCGTGCTCATCGAGACCCTGGTCGCCCTCGGGGCCGACGTGCGGTGGGCGAGCTGCAACATCTTCTCGACCCAGGACCACGCGGCCGCCGCCGTGGTGGTCGGGCCCGAGGGCACCCTCGACCGGCCCGCCGGGGTCCCGGTCTTCGCCTGGAAGGGCGAGACCCTCGAGGAGTACTGGTGGTGCACCGAACAGATCCTGCGCTGGCCGGACGGCAAGGGCCCCAACATGATCCTCGACGACGGGGGTGACGCCACCCTGCTCGTCCACAAGGGCGTCGAGTTCGAGCGCACCGGCGTCGTGCCGGCGGTGGGCGACGAGGACTCCGAGGAGTGGGCCGTCGTGCTCGAGCTGCTGCGCCGCACGGTGGCCGAGGAGCCCCGCCTCTGGCACAGGGTGGCCGAGGACATCCGGGGGGTCACCGAGGAGACCACCACCGGCGTGCACCGCCTCTACCAGATGATGGAGGCCGGGCACCTGCTGTTCCCGGCCATCAACGTCAACGACTCGGTCACCAAGTCCAAGTTCGACAACCTGTACGGCTGTCGCCACAGCCTGATCGACGGCATCAACCGGGCCACCGACGTGATGATCGGCGGCAAGGTGGCGCTGGTGGCCGGCTACGGCGACGTGGGCAAGGGGTGCGCGGCGTCGCTGCGCGGCCAGGGCGCCCGGGTCATCGTCACCGAGGTCGACCCGATCTGTGCCCTCCAGGCGGCGATGGAGGGCTACCAGGTGGCCCGCCTCGAGGACGTGCTCGAGACGGTCGACATCTTCGTCACCGCCAC
Protein-coding sequences here:
- the ahcY gene encoding adenosylhomocysteinase produces the protein MTLTPLFTDNGLDYRVADLSLAAFGRKEIQLAEHEMPGLMALRAEHYDDQPLAGARITGSLHMTVQTAVLIETLVALGADVRWASCNIFSTQDHAAAAVVVGPEGTLDRPAGVPVFAWKGETLEEYWWCTEQILRWPDGKGPNMILDDGGDATLLVHKGVEFERTGVVPAVGDEDSEEWAVVLELLRRTVAEEPRLWHRVAEDIRGVTEETTTGVHRLYQMMEAGHLLFPAINVNDSVTKSKFDNLYGCRHSLIDGINRATDVMIGGKVALVAGYGDVGKGCAASLRGQGARVIVTEVDPICALQAAMEGYQVARLEDVLETVDIFVTATGNFNVITAEHMARMKHQAIVGNIGHFDNEIDMAGLKRMSDVQRVTIKPQVDEFVFPDGHSVIVLAEGRLLNLGCATGHPSFVMSNSFSNQVIAQLEIFTHPGFYERRVYTLPKHLDEKVARLHLDSLGVRLTELTEDQSAYLGIPVEGPYKSDHYRY